Proteins co-encoded in one Prunus persica cultivar Lovell chromosome G6, Prunus_persica_NCBIv2, whole genome shotgun sequence genomic window:
- the LOC18772931 gene encoding phytochrome A, with protein sequence MSSSRPSDSSTNSGRSRHSARIIAQTTVDAKLHADFEESGSSFDYSNSVRVSGSVGRDQQPRSDKVTTAYLHHIQKGKLIQPFGCLLALDEKTFKVIAYSENAPEMLTMVSHAVPSVGDYPVLGVGTDIRTIFTAPSASALHKALGFGEVSLLNPILVHCKTSGKPFYAITHRVTGSLIIDFEPVKPYEVPMTAAGALQSYKLAAKAIARLQSLPSGSMERLCDTMVQEVFELTGYDRVMAYKFHDDDHGEVVSEITKPGLEPYLGLHYPSTDIPQASRFLFMKNKVRMIVDCCAKQVKVLQDEKLPFDLTLCGSTLRSPHSCHLQYMKNMESIASLVMAVVVNEGDDEVASPDSVQPQKRKRLWGLVVCHNTSPRFVPFPLRYACEFLAQVFAIHVNKEIELEDQMVEKNILRTQTLLCDMLLRDAPLGIVSQSPNIMDLVKCDGAALLYKSKIWRLGITPSDFQLHDIASWLAEYHMDSTGLSTDSLYDAGFPGALALGDVVCGMAAVRITSKDMLFWFRSHTAAEIRWGGAKHESGEKDDGWRMHPRSSFKAFLEVVKSRSLPWKDFEMDAIHSLQLILRNAFKDVETVDVNPNAIHVKLSDLKIEGMQELEAVTSEMVRLIETATVPILAVDVDGLVNGWNTKISELTGLSVDKAIGNHLLSLVEDSSTKMVKRMLDLALHGKEEQNIQFEIKTHGSRSDLGPISLVVNACASRDIRENVVGVCFVAQDITGQKTVMDKFTRIEGDYKAIVQNPNPLIPPIFGTDEFGWCSEWNPAMTKLTGWKREEVIDKMLLGEVFGINMACCPLKSQEAFVNLGIVLNHAMTGQVSEKVPFGFSARSGKHIECLLCVSKKLDSEGSVTGVFCFLQLASPELQQALHVQRLSEQTAVKRSKELSYIKRQIRNPLAGIMFSRKMMEGTELGTEQKQLLHTSAQCQHQLNKILDDSDLDTIIDGYLDLEMVEFTLHEVLLASVSQVMIKSNAKSIQIVHDAAEEIMNETLYGDSLRLQQVLADFLAVSINFMPTGGQLTIAANLTKDQLGQSVHLVHLELR encoded by the exons ATGTCTTCTTCAAGACCCAGCGACTCATCCACCAATTCAGGGCGGTCTAGACACAGTGCTAGAATTATTGCTCAGACAACTGTTGATGCCAAGCTGCATGCAGATTTTGAGGAGTCAGGTAGTTCCTTTGACTACTCGAACTCGGTGCGCGTTAGTGGTTCAGTTGGAAGGGATCAACAACCTAGGTCAGATAAAGTGACCACTGCTTATCTCCATCACATACAGAAAGGCAAGCTGATCCAGCCATTCGGATGCTTGCTAGCCTTAGATGAGAAAACTTTCAAGGTCATTGCATACAGTGAGAATGCCCCTGAAATGCTGACCATGGTCAGTCATGCAGTCCCAAGCGTTGGGGACTACCCTGTTCTTGGCGTAGGAACAGATATAAGAACAATTTTCACTGCCCCTAGTGCCTCTGCATTGCATAAGGCCCTTGGATTCGGAGAGGTTTCTCTCTTGAATCCCATCTTAGTCCATTGCAAGACCTCTGGCAAGCCTTTTTATGCAATAACCCATCGAGTAACGGGCAGTTTGATCATTGACTTCGAGCCAGTGAAGCCTTATGAAGTCCCTATGACTGCTGCTGGGGCCCTGCAGTCATACAAGCTGGCAGCTAAAGCAATTGCCCGATTGCAGTCTTTGCCTAGTGGGAGCATGGAGAGGCTTTGTGATACAATGGTCCAAGAGGTTTTTGAACTCACCGGTTATGACAGGGTGATGGCCTATAAATTtcatgatgatgatcatgGGGAAGTGGTCTCTGAGATTACGAAGCCTGGCCTGGAGCCATATCTAGGTTTGCATTATCCATCCACTGACATACCTCAGGCTTCGCGGTTCCTATTTATGAAGAATAAGGTCCGAATGATTGTTGACTGTTGTGCAAAACAGGTGAAGGTGCTTCAAGATGAGAAGCTTCCATTTGATCTCACATTGTGCGGTTCAACCCTAAGATCCCCACATAGTTgccatttacaatatatgaAGAATATGGAATCTATTGCATCTCTTGTTATGGCAGTAGTGGTTAACGAGGGGGATGATGAGGTAGCCAGTCCTGATTCTGTTCAgcctcaaaaaagaaagagacttTGGGGTTTGGTAGTATGTCATAATACAAGTCCAAGATTTGTTCCTTTCCCTCTCAGGTATGCCTGTGAGTTTCTAGCTCAAGTATTTGCCATCCATGTCAATAAGGAAATAGAGTTGGAAGATCAGATGGTTGAGAAGAACATCCTGCGCACCCAAACGCTGTTGTGTGATATGTTGTTACGAGATGCACCCTTGGGTATTGTGTCACAGAGCCCTAATATTATGGATCTAGTGAAATGTGATGGAGCTGCCCTATTATACAAGAGCAAGATATGGAGACTTGGCATAACTCCAAGTGACTTCCAGCTTCATGACATAGCCTCGTGGCTCGCTGAGTACCATATGGATTCCACAGGTTTGAGTACGGATAGTTTGTATGACGCAGGGTTCCCAGGGGCTCTTGCTCTTGGTGATGTAGTATGTGGAATGGCAGCTGTGAGGATAACTTCCAAGGACATGCTATTCTGGTTTCGATCCCACACTGCGGCAGAAATTCGATGGGGTGGTGCAAAACATGAATCTGGTGAGAAGGATGATGGTTGGAGAATGCACCCTAGATCATCATTCAAGGCTTTCCTTGAAGTTGTCAAGTCAAGGAGCTTACCTTGGAAGGACTTTGAAATGGATGCAATTCATTCTTTGCAGCTTATTCTGAGGAATGCATTCAAAGATGTTGAAACTGTGGATGTAAACCCCAACGCAATCCATGTAAAGCTTAGTGACCTAAAAATTGAAGGCATGCAAGAACTGGAAGCAGTGACAAGCGAGATGGTCCGTTTGATTGAAACAGCCACAGTTCCAATTTTGGCGGTTGATGTTGATGGGCTGGTTAATGGTTGGAATACAAAAATTTCTGAGTTAACTGGTCTCTCTGTTGATAAAGCAATTGGAAACCATTTGCTCTCGCTCGTGGAAGATTCTTCAACTAAAATGGTGAAAAGGATGTTGGACTTGGCGTTGCATG GCAAAGAGGAACAAAACATCCAATTTGAGATAAAAACACATGGTTCTAGGAGTGACCTTGGTCCCATCAGCTTAGTTGTGAATGCTTGTGCCAGCAGAGACATTCGTGAAAATGTTGTGGGGGTTTGTTTTGTGGCCCAGGATATCACTGGTCAGAAGACTGTGATGGACAAGTTCACCCGGATTGAAGGTGATTACAAGGCAATTGTACAGAACCCAAACCCGTTGATCCCCCCAATATTTGGTACTGATGAATTTGGCTGGTGTTCTGAGTGGAATCCAGCGATGACGAAGTTAACTGGGTGGAAACGAGAGGAGGTAATAGATAAAATGCTGTTGGGGGAGGTTTTTGGGATCAACATGGCCTGTTGTCCTCTGAAGAGTCAAGAAGCTTTCGTAAATCTTGGTATTGTACTTAACCATGCCATGACAGGTCAGGTATCCGAAAAGGTTCCTTTTGGTTTCAGTGCTCGCAGTGGAAAGCACATAGAATGCCTGTTGTGTGTgagcaagaaattggacagtgAGGGCTCAGTCACTGGGGTGTTTTGCTTCTTGCAGCTGGCTAGCCCAGAGCTGCAACAAGCACTCCATGTCCAGCGCTTGTCAGAACAAACTGCTGTGAAGAGATCGAAAGAATTGTCTTATATTAAAAGGCAGATCAGGAATCCTTTAGCTGGTATAATGTTTTCTCGGAAAATGATGGAGGGTACTGAGTTGGGAACAGAGCAAAAACAGCTTCTGCATACTAGTGCCCAGTGCCAGCACCAGCTCAACAAAATACTAGATGACTCGGATCTTGACACCATCATTGACGG CTACTTGGACCTGGAAATGGTGGAGTTCACTTTGCATGAAGTACTGCTTGCCTCAGTCAGTCAAGTAATGATTAAGAGCAATGCCAAGAGTATCCAGATTGTCCATGATGCAGCAGAAGAGATCATGAATGAGACCTTGTATGGGGATAGTCTTAGGCTTCAACAAGTCTTGGCTGATTTCTTAGCcgtttcaattaattttatgcCAACCGGAGGCCAGCTTACTATTGCAGCCAATTTGACCAAAGATCAGTTAGGACAATCCGTTCATCTTGTGCATTTGGAGCTCAGGTAA
- the LOC18771958 gene encoding glutamate--tRNA ligase, cytoplasmic: MALMERDGETILSEIKVLSFAAENPPLSVLVAAKLAGISLPTDNSLSADSPHLSHFSDGLKLHGTFVLLRYIGRIANLYGENAIQAARIDEWLEYAPLLSQGSAFENACKQLDDYLGSRSFFVDHSFSISDIAIWSGLAGTGQRWESLRKSKKYQNLSRWFNSLLAEYGDALNEVTATFVGKRGLGKPTETKSKGTQANQESKSVNGDVSEKGKAGSRPTFEVDLPEAEMGKVRLRFAPEPSGFLHIGHSKAALLNQYFAQRYQGQLIVRFDDTNPAKESNEFVDNLLKDIETLGIKYETVTYTSDYFPQLMEMVENLIHQGKAYVDDTPREEMQKERMDGIESKCRNNSVEENLKLWKEMIAGSDRGLQCCVRGKLDMQDPNKSLRDPVYYRCNPMPHHRIGSKYKIYPTYDFACPFVDSIEGITHALRSSEYHDRNAQYYRIQEDMGLRKVHIYEFSRLNMVYTLLSKRKLLWFVQNEKVNGWDDPRFPTVQGIVRRGLKVEALIQFILEQGASKNLNLMEWDKLWTINKKIIDPVCPRHTAIVEERRVLLTLINGPEKPFVRIIPRHKKYEGAGEKATTYTRTIWLESADAESIKVDEEVTLMDWGNAIVKGIEKDQDGNLKLTGVLNLEGSVKTTKLKLTWLPQTDELVKLCLMEFDYLITKKKVEEGEDFLDVLNPCTEKETAALGDSNMRNLKRGDILQLERKGYYRCDVPYIRSSKPIVLFLIPDGRQQTGFK; this comes from the exons ATGGCTTTAATGGAAAGAGATGGGGAAACGATTTTGAGTGAGATTAAGGTGCTTTCGTTCGCCGCCGAGAACCCTCCGCTCTCGGTGCTCGTGGCGGCCAAGCTCGCCGGAATTTCACTCCCCACCGACAACTCGCTATCCGCTGATTCTCCTCATCTTTCGCACTTCTCCGATGG GTTGAAATTGCATGGGACTTTTGTGCTTCTGCGATATATCGGTCGAATTGCTAACTTGTATGGGGAGAATGCAATCCAAGCTGCCCGGATTGATGAGTGGCTTGAGTACGCGCCTCTGCTTTCACAGGGTTCTGCGTTTGAGAATGCATGCAAACAGTTGGATGACTATTTGGGAAGCCGAAGTTTTTTCGTTGATCACTCTTTTTCCATTTCCGATATAGCAATCTGGTCAGGTCTTGCAG GAACTGGGCAAAGATGGGAAAGTTTGAGGAAGTCAAAAAAGTACCAAAACCTTTCTCGGTGGTTCAATTCGCTATTAGCGGAATATGGTGATGCCCTGAATGAAGTCACAGCTACCTTCGTTGGCAAGAGAGGCTTGGGAAAGCCAACAGAAACTAAATCAAAAGGCACTCAAGCCAATCAGGAATCAAAGAGTGTAAATGGAGATGTATCTGAGAAAGGTAAAGCAGGAAGCAGACCAACATTTGAAGTAGATCTGCCAGAAGCTGAGATGGGAAAGGTTCGATTGAGATTTGCACCCGAACCTAGTGGCTTTCTTCACATTGGGCACTCAAAAGCAGCTTTGTTGAATCAGTATTTTGCTCAAAGGTATCAGGGTCAGCTTATTGTGCGATTTGATGATACAAATCCTGCGAAAGAGAGCAATGAGTTTGTGGACAATCTTCTCAAGGATATTGAGACTTTGGGTATCAAGTATGAAACGGTTACCTATACTTCAGATTACTTCCCTCAGTTGATGGAAATGGTTGAGAATTTGATTCACCAGGGTAAAGCATATGTTGATGACACACCGCGTGAGGAGATGCAGAAGGAAAGGATGGATGGCATTGAATCAAAATGCAGAAACAACAGTGTAGAGGAGAATCTAAAACTATGGAAGGAAATGATTGCTGGTTCTGATAGGGGTCTGCAGTGCTGTGTCCGTGGGAAGCTGGATATGCAGGATCCAAACAAATCTCTTCGGGATCCAGTTTATTATCGTTGCAATCCAATGCCACATCATAGGATTGGATCCAAGTACAAGATATACCCAACTTATGATTTTGCGTGTCCCTTTGTTGATTCTATAGAAGGTATTACCCATGCACTTCGATCTAGTGAGTATCACGACCGCAATGCTCAGTACTATCGAATTCAAGAGGACATGGGACTGCGAAAAGTGCATATATATGAATTTAGTAGGTTGAACATGGTTTATACACTTCTCAGCAAGCGCAAGCTTTTGTGGTTCGTTCAAAATGAGAAGGTTAATGGATGGGATGATCCTCGTTTTCCAACTGTTCAAGGAATTGTGCGCAGAGGTCTTAAAGTTGAAGCTTTAATACAATTCATTCTTGAGCAG GGAGCTTCAAAGAATCTCAATCTCATGGAATGGGACAAACTCTGGACCATTAATAAGAAGATAATTGATCCAGTATGTCCAAGACATACTGCGATAGTTGAAGAGCGTCGAGTGTTGTTGACGCTGATTAATGGCCCTGAGAAACCTTTTGTTCGCATCATTCCCAGGCACAAGAAGTACGAAGGTGCTGGAGAGAAGGCGACAACATACACCAGGACAATATGGCTAGAGTCTGCTGATGCAGAGTCCATCAAGGTAGATGAGGAAGTGACCTTGATGGATTGGGGGAATGCCATTGTCAAAGGGATTGAGAAAGACCAAGATGGAAACCTCAAACTCACAGGGGTTTTGAATCTTGAGGGGTCCGTCAAGACGACGAAATTGAAGCTTACGTGGCTACCCCAAACAGATGAACTAGTTAAGCTGTGTTTGATGGAGTTTGACTACCTGATCACAAAGAAGAAG GTTGAGGAAGGAGAAGATTTCCTTGATGTACTTAACCCCTGTACAGAAAAGGAGACTGCAGCCCTTGGGGATTCCAACATGCGAAATCTCAAGCGAGGGGATATATTGCAGCTTGAGAGGAAAGGTTATTACAGATGTGATGTTCCCTACATTAGGTCTTCAAAGCCAATCGTTCTATTCTTAATCCCCGACGGCAGGCAGCAGACCGGATTCAAGTGA
- the LOC18774948 gene encoding rhicadhesin receptor, with amino-acid sequence MAALSALLVLAFAMVFGNSAADPDLLQDICVADLAAGVKVNGFVCKDAANATAEDFFTAGLAKPGLTNNTFGSLVTAANVLKVPGLNTLGVSLARIDYGPGGINPPHTHPRATEIVFVLEGELDVGFITTANKLISKTIKKGEVFVFPKGLVHFQKNKGKVPAAVIAGFNSQLQGTVNIALTLFAATPDVPDHVLTQTFQVGTKEVEKIKSRLAPKA; translated from the exons ATGGCGGCTCTCTCGGCACTACTTGTTCTGGCTTTTGCCATGGTCTTTGGCAACTCTGCTGCTGATCCTGACTTGCTTCAAGACATTTGTGTCGCCGACCTCGCTGCCG GGGTGAAAGTCAATGGGTTCGTCTGTAAGGACGCAGCAAATGCAACAGCAGAGGACTTCTTCACCGCTGGGCTAGCCAAACCAGGCCTCACCAACAACACCTTTGGCTCACTGGTGACTGCAGCCAATGTGCTCAAAGTCCCAGGCCTCAACACTCTCGGAGTCTCACTGGCTCGAATCGACTATGGCCCCGGTGGCATTAACCCACCTCACACTCACCCCAGAGCTACAGAAATTGTGTTTGTGCTTGAAGGTGAGTTGGACGTTGGGTTTATAACCACAGCAAACAAGCTCATCTCCAAGACCATCAAGAAAGGTGAAGTCTTTGTGTTCCCAAAAGGGTTGGTTCACTTccagaaaaacaaagggaaagTGCCTGCTGCTGTGATAGCTGGATTTAACTCTCAGCTGCAGGGCACCGTGAACATTGCTCTCACATTGTTCGCCGCCACACCGGACGTGCCGGATCACGTCTTGACCCAGACATTCCAGGTCGGCACCAaggaggttgagaaaatcAAGTCAAGGCTTGCTCCCAAGGCCTAG
- the LOC18772821 gene encoding pentatricopeptide repeat-containing protein At3g56550 — MFHAKLPSQPLPNDVFQASKAKAILALLQGCNSLIRLKKIHAYVITNGLQHQTAISNKLLNFCAVSVSGCLAYAQLLFHHHIQNPQTQDWNSMIRGFSQSPSPLQAIFYYNHMLSSASDSCPDTFTFSFVLKACEKVKAQTKCKEVHGAVVRYGYENDVVVCTNLIRSYSCNGSIDTAQRVFDNMLERDLVSWNSMISCYSQRGFHHEALSTYNLMRKENVGLDGFTLVGLLSSCAHLGALNTGVTVHRIAREKGLLGNVYVGNALIDMYAKCGNLDSALSVFERMQNRDVFTWNSMIVGYGVHGRGDESISFFGQMLMAGVRPNSITFLGLLCGCSHQGLVEKGVEYFNVMSFKFNIKPGIKHYGCLVDLFGRAGMLKKALQVIRTSRAQDDPVLWRTLLGSCKIHKNVEIGEIAMRNLIQLGSSNAGDYVLLATIYFREKDADGVARMRKLIKTQGVKTTPGWSWIEIGDQVHKFVVDDKSHPDANEIYQKLRVVVHQAALHGYVQEGSLITVSEFNSTDTDCLETSGSCHGEKLAIAFGLARTPEGTCLRIVKNLRVCRDCHSFTKFVSQAFNREIVVRDRVRFHHFKGGLCSCKDYW, encoded by the coding sequence ATGTTCCATGCCAAGCTACCATCACAGCCTTTACCAAACGACGTTTTCCAAGCAtcaaaagccaaagccatcCTTGCCCTCTTGCAAGGATGCAACAGCCTCATAAGGCTTAAAAAAATCCATGCCTACGTCATCACCAACGGTCTTCAACACCAAACCGCCATTTCAAACAAACTGCTCAACTTCTGTGCTGTTTCAGTCTCGGGCTGCTTAGCCTACGCTCAGCTTCTCTTCCATCATCAcatacaaaacccacaaacccAAGACTGGAATTCCATGATCAGAGGCTTTTCCCAAAGCCCATCTCCTCTTCAAGCCATTTTTTACTACAATCACATGCTTTCCTCTGCTTCTGATTCTTGTCCTGACACCTTCACTTTCTCGTTTGTGCTCAAGGCTTGCGAGAAAGTTAAGGCCCAGACCAAGTGCAAAGAGGTTCATGGAGCCGTGGTTCGCTACGGTTATGAGAACGACGTTGTTGTTTGCACCAATCTTATAAGATCATATTCTTGTAATGGTTCGATTGATACCGCACAGAGGGTTTTCGACAATATGCTTGAAAGAGACTTAGTTTCTTGGAACTCTATGATTTCATGTTACTCTCAAAGGGGTTTTCACCACGAGGCCTTGAGTACGTATAATCttatgagaaaagaaaatgtgggTCTTGATGGTTTTACTCTTGTTGGCTTGCTATCTTCTTGTGCTCACTTGGGTGCGTTGAATACCGGAGTTACAGTGCATAGAATAGCTCGTGAAAAGGGGCTTCTGGGAAATGTTTATGTTGGGAATGCGCTTATAGATATGTATGCCAAATGTGGCAACTTGGATAGTGCTCTTAGTGTCTTTGAGAGGATGCAGAATCGTGATGTTTTTACATGGAACTCCATGATTGTTGGGTATGGAGTACATGGTCGTGGGGACGAATCAATCTCTTTTTTTGGGCAGATGCTGATGGCAGGAGTGCGGCCAAATTCCATCACATTTCTTGGTTTGTTATGTGGATGCAGTCACCAAGGCTTGGTAGAGAAGGGTGTTGAGTACTTCAATGTGATGAGCTTCAAGTTCAATATTAAACCTGGAATTAAGCATTATGGGTGCCTGGTGGATCTTTTTGGCAGAGCTGGGATGCTCAAAAAGGCGCTGCAAGTTATTAGGACTTCGCGTGCTCAGGACGATCCAGTCCTATGGCGGACTCTGCTTGGCTCTTGCAAGATTCATAAAAATGTAGAAATAGGAGAAATTGCTATGAGGAATCTAATCCAGCTAGGGTCATCAAATGCAGGGGACTACGTACTTCTTGCTACGATTTATTTTAGAGAAAAAGATGCAGATGGTGTTGCAAGGATgagaaaattgattaaaacccaGGGAGTGAAAACCACTCCTGGTTGGAGCTGGATTGAAATTGGTGATCAGGTTCACAAGTTTGTTGTGGATGACAAGTCACATCCAGATGCTAATGAAATTTATCAAAAGTTGAGGGTTGTTGTTCATCAAGCTGCTCTGCATGGTTATGTGCAAGAGGGATCTCTTATCACAGTGTCTGAATTTAACTCCACAGACACAGATTGCTTGGAAACTTCCGGTTCATGTCACGGTGAGAAGCTGGCAATTGCTTTTGGCCTGGCAAGAACTCCAGAAGGAACATGTTTACGAATAGTAAAGAACCTCAGAGTTTGTAGAGATTGCCATTCATTCACAAAATTCGTTTCCCAAGCATTCAATAGAGAAATAGTTGTCAGGGATCGAGTTCGGTTTCATCACTTCAAAGGTGGATTATGTTCATGTAAAGATTATTGGTGA
- the LOC18774103 gene encoding flap endonuclease 1 isoform X2, producing MGIKGLTKLLADNAPKAMKEQKFESYFGRKIAIDASMSIYQFLIVVGRSGTEMLTNEAGEVTSHLQGMFSRTIRLLEAGIKPLYVFDGKPPDLKKQELAKRYSKRADATEDLAAAVEVGNKEDIEKYSKRTVKVTKQHNDDCKRLLRLMGVPVIEAPSEAEAQCAALCKSGKVYAVASEDMDSLTFGAPRFLRHLMDPSSRKIPVMEFEVAKVLEELNLTMDQFIDLCILSGCDYCDSIRGIGGQTALKLIRQHGSIENILENINKERYQIPEDWPYQEARRLFKEPVALSDEEQLEIKWIAPDEEGLISFLVNENGFNSDRVTKAIEKIKAAKNKSSQGRLESFFKPTANPSVPIKRKETPQNTAKEPANKKPKAGGGRKKK from the exons ATGGGTATAAAG GGTTTAACGAAGCTATTGGCGGACAATGCCCCAAAGGCCATGAAGGAGCAGAAATTCGAGAGCTACTTTGGCCGAAAGATTGCCATTGATGCTAGCATGAGCATCTATCAGTTTCTT ATTGTTGTGGGAAGAAGTGGGACTGAGATGCTCACTAATGAGGCTGGTGAAGTTACTAG TCATCTGCAAGGCATGTTTTCCCGGACCATTAGGCTTCTGGAAGCTGGAATTAAGCCACT CTATGTTTTTGACGGGAAGCCTCCAGATTTGAAGAAACAAGAGCTGGCAAAACG TTACTCAAAGAGAGCAGATGCTACTGAAGATTTGGCAGCAGCAGTGGAG GTTGGCAATAAGGAAGACATTGAGAAGTATAGTAAACGGACAGTAAAG GTGACAAAGCAGCACAATGACGACTGCAAAAGACTTCTAAGGCTCATGGGTGTGCCTGTAATTGAG GCTCCCTCAGAAGCAGAAGCACAGTGTGCTGCACTTTGCAAATCAGGAAAG GTTTATGCTGTGGCCTCTGAAGACATGGATTCCCTAACATTTGGAGCTCCTAGGTTTCTTCGTCATTTAATGGATCCTAGCTCAAGAAAAATCCCAGTCATGGAATTCGAAGTTGCCAAG GTTTTGGAGGAGCTAAATCTAACTATGGATCAATTCATTGACTTGTGCATTCTTTCCGGTTGCGATTATTGTGACAGTATCCGAG GGATTGGAGGACAGACAGCTTTGAAGCTCATCCGTCAACATGGCTCCATAGAGAATATACTGGAGAACATAAACAAAGAGAG GTACCAAATACCAGAGGATTGGCCATATCAAGAGGCTCGGAGGCTTTTTAAGGAACCAGTTGCTTTAAGTGATGAAGAGCAACTTGAGATTAAATGGATTGCTCCAGATGAAGAA GGACTGATTTCCTTTCTGGTGAATGAAAATGGATTCAACAGTGACAGAGTGACAAAG GcaatagaaaaaattaaagcagCCAAGAACAAGTCGTCACAGGGCAG ACTAGAATCCTTTTTCAAACCAACTGCTAACCCATCTGTACCCATTAAACGGAAG GAAACACCACAGAACACTGCCAAAGAACCTGCTAACAAAAAGCCAAAAGCTGGTGGTGgtagaaagaagaaatag
- the LOC18774103 gene encoding flap endonuclease 1 isoform X1 translates to MGIKGLTKLLADNAPKAMKEQKFESYFGRKIAIDASMSIYQFLIVVGRSGTEMLTNEAGEVTSHLQGMFSRTIRLLEAGIKPLYVFDGKPPDLKKQELAKRYSKRADATEDLAAAVEVGNKEDIEKYSKRTVKVTKQHNDDCKRLLRLMGVPVIEAPSEAEAQCAALCKSGKVYAVASEDMDSLTFGAPRFLRHLMDPSSRKIPVMEFEVAKVLEELNLTMDQFIDLCILSGCDYCDSIRGIGGQTALKLIRQHGSIENILENINKERYQIPEDWPYQEARRLFKEPVALSDEEQLEIKWIAPDEEGLISFLVNENGFNSDRVTKAIEKIKAAKNKSSQGRLESFFKPTANPSVPIKRKETKCVLKSSKPAIKHKMFCLQDCNSFRPTVSGSIRLTILGLGLKHSTPLTRGVCFGA, encoded by the exons ATGGGTATAAAG GGTTTAACGAAGCTATTGGCGGACAATGCCCCAAAGGCCATGAAGGAGCAGAAATTCGAGAGCTACTTTGGCCGAAAGATTGCCATTGATGCTAGCATGAGCATCTATCAGTTTCTT ATTGTTGTGGGAAGAAGTGGGACTGAGATGCTCACTAATGAGGCTGGTGAAGTTACTAG TCATCTGCAAGGCATGTTTTCCCGGACCATTAGGCTTCTGGAAGCTGGAATTAAGCCACT CTATGTTTTTGACGGGAAGCCTCCAGATTTGAAGAAACAAGAGCTGGCAAAACG TTACTCAAAGAGAGCAGATGCTACTGAAGATTTGGCAGCAGCAGTGGAG GTTGGCAATAAGGAAGACATTGAGAAGTATAGTAAACGGACAGTAAAG GTGACAAAGCAGCACAATGACGACTGCAAAAGACTTCTAAGGCTCATGGGTGTGCCTGTAATTGAG GCTCCCTCAGAAGCAGAAGCACAGTGTGCTGCACTTTGCAAATCAGGAAAG GTTTATGCTGTGGCCTCTGAAGACATGGATTCCCTAACATTTGGAGCTCCTAGGTTTCTTCGTCATTTAATGGATCCTAGCTCAAGAAAAATCCCAGTCATGGAATTCGAAGTTGCCAAG GTTTTGGAGGAGCTAAATCTAACTATGGATCAATTCATTGACTTGTGCATTCTTTCCGGTTGCGATTATTGTGACAGTATCCGAG GGATTGGAGGACAGACAGCTTTGAAGCTCATCCGTCAACATGGCTCCATAGAGAATATACTGGAGAACATAAACAAAGAGAG GTACCAAATACCAGAGGATTGGCCATATCAAGAGGCTCGGAGGCTTTTTAAGGAACCAGTTGCTTTAAGTGATGAAGAGCAACTTGAGATTAAATGGATTGCTCCAGATGAAGAA GGACTGATTTCCTTTCTGGTGAATGAAAATGGATTCAACAGTGACAGAGTGACAAAG GcaatagaaaaaattaaagcagCCAAGAACAAGTCGTCACAGGGCAG ACTAGAATCCTTTTTCAAACCAACTGCTAACCCATCTGTACCCATTAAACGGAAG GAAACCAAATGTGTGCTTAAATCTTCCAAACCAGCAATCAAGCATAAGATGTTCTGTCTGCAAGATTGTAATTCATTCAGGCCCACTGTCAGTGGCAGTATAAGACTGACAATTCTTGGTTTAGGCTTGAAGCACTCCACGCCATTAACCAGAGGTGTCTGTTTTGGCGCATGA